CAGACAGAAATGGGGTATGATCGACGTTGGCTGACGAGGCAAGGTCCTCGCCCATTGTTCAGCAACGATAGATGACCCGACTAAAACGGGCACGGACGTGGCGAGTGGGGAGAATAGAGTAGTTACAAGGCATAAGAAAGACTCCGCCATGGCGTAATCCCAATGTTATGCATCGTGTGCATGCTAAAATATCCGTGGATCAAGCTCACTCAACACAAACACTCGGTGGCTTGGCACTGCTGGAGTGATTAATGGCCCTAGGTTGATTGGTGGGTATACCTCGGGCATGGTAGCGAAGCCAGTCGATCcttaattttttttatgtaTTGCGTATACTCACTTGCTGTGCCACAAGAGGAGTCTGGTCTGTGTGCGTGCATCTTTAGCATCAGGCACAAGATGTCTTGGCACAGCGGAGCTCTTCCGCATCGGCGGAAACGGTAATTGGTACCTTTCGACTGCCGACGCGTATGTCGATCTCTAACAGGAGATTATGTTGACTATGTCGCCTTAATAGTGCAAATTGACTTTGAAAATGCCAAATAAGCATCAGATTGATTACCATATCCGGAATGTGATTTatggaagaggaatgaaATGGCGAATCACGATTCAAGTCAACCCCATGGATGGATGACTAATCGGAGCTCAGAGACGGAAAACTCTTACTCCGGATTCTTGTCGATCGATCGCTTGGCAAGTCCTGGATATCTTGGCAGGATATTGATTCGTGGACTAGTTCTTCTTTAATCTAGATGGAtcatctacggagtacggatGTTCAGACTCCAGAGGTCCTCTACATTGAAAATAGGCAGCTATATTCTGGTATTGTATCTGGACATAGGTGGATATACAACGGGGTaagggaaaacaaggaaaatcaaACGAAAATCACAagaatgtactccgtattctGTATACAATTTAGGCATATGAACTTAGAGTCGATACCGAGGCACTTTACAGAGGTATACCCAGCCTCGTAGACGACGTCTTCCCATTCTTGACTGAGCATTATGGAATTTTCTGATAAGGCCGAGACAAGATTTATTACTTAACTAAGGTTTTCACTCCCGAGGTATCGCATATCTGATCGAAACTCTACCGCTATATACAGAACGCCCCTTACCACGCAATTATGATACCCACAACTCCGTCAAATACCTATTTAAGATAGAGGGTATAATTACCAAAGAAATATACTAGTTCTAGACTGTTCACCGGTGTCAACTCGACATACGTAAGTACTTGTTTCGCAAGTGATTGATAACCTCTCGATCAATCAACCGTTCCGGTAATATATACGGTATCGGAATGTACTGGAGCCCCCTGCGTCGCAAAAACCCACCCGTGGATCCATCCAGATTTGCCGGTTGAAAGTTACTCCTACTAGTACCTACAGTAGTCATAGTGGGGCCCAGTAGACGGAATCTCCAGGGAAGATAAACGAATTTCTCTCTAAACCTTCATTCCCAAGCGCCGAATGCTGCCGTCTACAACATACAATGAATCAAAAGCACGCAATGTAGTCGAAGAAGTGAGTATCGATTAATGGTACAACTCTCTCTGTCATCTTCTCAGTTCTGCCTCGGCATTAAAACGACATGACGCGTAACAATCATGGGTATGAGTTTCATAGCTGATAACCAGTCaattaaagaaaagaaaggaaaagtaatTTGCAGAACACCCTCCCGAACCCCAAACGAGTCCCCGCCGACCGTGCCCATACGGGTGGATTAGACTTCCCGGTGGGCGACGTGGACTTTGTCGGTGATGTCCTTCTCGGTGAGTCCCATGTCGGCGGCGAAGGTGGTGTGAGGCTTCCACTTGGCAGAGGTCCGTGGCGTGgtctcctccatcatcttgtcGACCTGCTCGAGGGTGAGTCCCTTGGTCTCGGGGATGAGGAAGTAGGTGTAGAGGAAGGCGCAGGCGCAGAGGGATCCCCAGATGAAGAACACCTTGGACTTGAGATCGCCCTTGTCCTGGTCAACCATGTATGGAGTGATGACGGCGATGATCTATCGCGATTGTTAGTGAAACCCATCACTTATGCTACACACACGAGCCTGTTACTTACGCAGTTCCAAAGCCAGTTAGACGCAGTGGACAGAGCCACACCGCGCGAACGAATGGGCAGAGGGAAGATCTCGCCGATGACAACCCAGGCGCCAGGACCCCAGGtgctggcgaagaagaagatgtaaATGCAGATGAAAGAGATCTCCGCGCTGACCGCAGCGTTGTTGCCGCCCTTGTCACCGACGACGGTACCGGTAATGGCGACAATAAACTGGCAGATAACCATGCCCAGAGCACCCCACAACAGCAGGGGACGACGTccaaccttctccatggtgTAGAATGAGACGGGAGTCGAGCAaacattgacgatggtgGTGATCATGCTAATCAGGAAGGGATTCGAAATTGTTCCGAGCTGTCTCCAGTCAGCAAACATAAGCCTCTTTTACTGTGGCTCGGTGACACATACGGAGGTGAAGAACGTGGTACCGAAGTAGAACACGAAGTTGACACCGGTCCATCTAGAAGGGAGCTTGTTAGATTTGTACTGCGGTAGGCCAGACATCACAGGACGCTCCGGACCGTGTTGGATGGGATCAACTTACTGCTGCATCATCTGAAGAGAAGTACCTAGGACGGTACGGCGGAGGTTGCTGTTGGGGTGGAACAGACTTCCACGGAAGCAGTTCAGCCAGGTGGTGAAGTAGCCACCCTGGGGCATCGCTTGCATCTCGTATTCGTTGTTGGCAACGATCTCTGCTAGCTCCTGCTTGATATACTCCGAATCCTCGGGCTGGCCACGGACACGAGCGAGGACATGGGACGCCTTGTCGAGCTGGCCCTTTCTGACGAAATAACGGGGCGATTCAGGTAGCATGAGCAACCCCCCACCGAGGATGAGGGCCCAAGCAATCTGAATGCCAATTGGAATGCGATAGGAACCGGAGTCAGTGCGATTCTGAGTGGCATAGTCGACACAAGAAGCCAGCATCAGACCAATGGTGATACAGAACTGGTAACCCGACACAATGGCACCGCGGACCTTGCGAGGAGCAATCTCTGACATGTACAGGATAATGATGGCCGACACAAAACCGACACCGAATCCCGCAATCAAACGTCCCACTACGAGAAGAGCTACGGTGGTTGATGCGGTCTGCAAAACGACACCAACGATGAAGATAGCACAACCGGAGACGATGGTGATGCGACGTCCAAACCAGTCCGCAAGATCACCAGCAATCAAAGCACCGAAGAATGTACCTGCCGACAAGATGGATGTGATCAAGGATTTCTTCCACGATGAGACAACGAAATGATCCGAGTCGGTGGTGGCAGGATCCTATAGTTAGATCGGGATTAGCTACTTGTCCGAGCCTCAAGGATTACTAGGTGAGGGAAACAAGACTGACCAAGCCTTCAAATTCTTGGATGAAATAACTCATGCCCATGACACCGTTGATATAACCGGAATCATAACCGAAGAAGATACCACCAAAGGCTGCAAAGGCACACATCATATACGTCTTGAAGGTGACGGGTGCCTCCACTCGCGTGGTATCGGCGAGGGCGTTTGGAGCTACAGCGTCACCCATGGTGATAGAGCTGCTGCGTCAACCTAGCACAGGGCTCGTAGGTATATACGGGTgtgggaaagagaaaaggagaaaagagatgCTCTGTCCAGCGATCGACAAGGAAGAACAGGAGGGTGAATGAGAACACGGCGAACGGGAGAAATGAACCGAAGCGAAGCAGGGGAATGGATGTGCTTTTATAACTCTGGCGGTGTTACAAAAGTTGCAAATCGGCATAAAGCCGGACCCGGGGAAATTCACCCACGGGGAAAGACTGTGTCTCACTCGGCCCCAGAAATTTTCAACCTCACTTGCAttttttgtttgatttgatttttttttccccttgtCTTTTTCCGACGCGATGGGACGATGTTCCATGGGCCATGGAGCTTACCAGGTTTTGCCGCAGAAGAGGGCAAGAGGGAAACACCATGTTTACAACCTTACCGGATTGAGGTTGGCTAATCTTAGATCCTTAAGAAAATGACTGCGGTGGGAGCCAATCAGGGGAAGGGTCAGACCGATTTAGGTGACATTGGAAGGACTATGGGCTCGTGCATTGCAGTACTGCTACGTTGGTATAGAAGTCTGTTGTCCAACCCCAGAGTGGGTTAGAATCTTAGTAGCGGGACAAAAAGACAAGGTCCAGATCCTTGAAGCTGACATCGGCCCATGCGTCCTAAAAGTCTGAGTTAAATCCGTCGGCTATGTCGCTGGATTTGGCAGAAACAACTTGGAATCTGACCAAACAGAAGGTCGGGTCTCATTACCGAAGAGTCAGTCGGCTTTGGATGGCTCCAGTCATTGAAGGAGATGTCCGGCCCTATGACCGTTCCTGGTTGGTGTCCTCATTCATTGGTTGGCCACGGACGGGGGTCGGAAATTTCAGCCTACCACGTGTGTAGACAACCTGGGGTTCAAGCCCGTTGACTAACCCGGATAGGAAGAGTGCTCTCGTGAGGGATATGGGGGTGGATATCTCATTAGACTAGCTGACTGGACAATGTTGTCCTGGGGAAACCTGTCGGCATCCATCTGGAGGATCGGCGGCAAAGAGATTTTCTCATTTCACCCCCCTGAGGAACATCGCCAGAATAGACTCAGGATTGATGATGTTCTGGAAACAACTCATCcacagacaaagaaacaactGAAACCTTGTCCGACTCGAGGCAAATGAGCCCGCAACCGAATGTAACCCCAGCGTCCAAGAGATGCTTGATTATTCGGCTCCTCCATCCGAGAGAATGAGGTGAGCCCGACGCCACTACAACTTTACTTGCAGCTACGGTTGCAGTGAAGTAAGTCGTGGACAAGACACAGGACCGGCCAAGAATTGCCGCGGCGTGAAAGAGACTAAGAGGGGTTGTGGCGTCCACCCGTTGTTGACCATCACTTTGTGAGACAATGGACCGAGGGCTTGGAAAAGTCATGGGACCTGAAGACTTTCAGCTCCAGACACTCCTTCGCCAACTATCCAGAGGATTCTTGGAGTTGCCATTCCAACCTttgcctctccttcctctctctttctgtttttttttttcgcaGGTACCAtttgaaagggaaatgaaatGTTTGCTCTGACATGTCGCAAACTGCCAAGGGTCTTGGCATGTAGCAGGCCGCCTAAAATTTCTCTGGCCTCAGTTTCCCGCTAAGCCGGAAAGCGCTTAGT
The sequence above is a segment of the Aspergillus oryzae RIB40 DNA, chromosome 3 genome. Coding sequences within it:
- a CDS encoding sugar porter family MFS transporter (predicted transporter (major facilitator superfamily)), which gives rise to MGDAVAPNALADTTRVEAPVTFKTYMMCAFAAFGGIFFGYDSGYINGVMGMSYFIQEFEGLDPATTDSDHFVVSSWKKSLITSILSAGTFFGALIAGDLADWFGRRITIVSGCAIFIVGVVLQTASTTVALLVVGRLIAGFGVGFVSAIIILYMSEIAPRKVRGAIVSGYQFCITIGLMLASCVDYATQNRTDSGSYRIPIGIQIAWALILGGGLLMLPESPRYFVRKGQLDKASHVLARVRGQPEDSEYIKQELAEIVANNEYEMQAMPQGGYFTTWLNCFRGSLFHPNSNLRRTVLGTSLQMMQQWTGVNFVFYFGTTFFTSLGTISNPFLISMITTIVNVCSTPVSFYTMEKVGRRPLLLWGALGMVICQFIVAITGTVVGDKGGNNAAVSAEISFICIYIFFFASTWGPGAWVVIGEIFPLPIRSRGVALSTASNWLWNCIIAVITPYMVDQDKGDLKSKVFFIWGSLCACAFLYTYFLIPETKGLTLEQVDKMMEETTPRTSAKWKPHTTFAADMGLTEKDITDKVHVAHREV